In Gambusia affinis linkage group LG06, SWU_Gaff_1.0, whole genome shotgun sequence, one DNA window encodes the following:
- the bud23 gene encoding probable 18S rRNA (guanine-N(7))-methyltransferase isoform X2, protein MASSCRRPEHTAPPDVFYNEDEAKKYSQNSRMIEIQTQMSERAVELLGLPEGQACFLLDVGCGSGLSGDYLTEEGHYWVGVDISSAMLDVALDREVEGDLLLGDMGHGMPFRPGTFDGCVSISALQWLCNADKRSHSPPKRLYTFFSTLYSSLARGSRAVFQLYPENSEQLELITSQAMRAGFSGGIVVDYPNSTKAKKFFLCLFAGGTGVLPKGLGSETSDRTVANQVQYSGQRCRFNNMKGKSVKKGRDWIMEKKDRRRRQGKDVRPDTKYTGRQRRPHF, encoded by the exons ATGGCTTCCAGCTGCCGCAGACCTGAACACACAGCTCCGCCAGACGTG TTCTACAATGAAGATGAAGCAAAGAAATACTCCCAGAA CTCTCGGATGATTGAGATCCAGACTCAGATGTCGGAGAGAGCAGTGGAGCTGCTAGGCCTGCCAGAGGGACAGGCTTGCTTCCTGTTAGATGTTGG GTGTGGATCTGGTCTCAGTGGAGATTACCTAACAGAGGAGGGACACTACTGGGTCGGAGTCGACATCAGCTCCGCCATGCTCG ATGTTGCGCTGGACAGGGAGGTGGAGGGAGACCTCCTGCTGGGGGATATGGGTCATGGCATGCCTTTTCGGCCGGGCACGTTCGACGGCTGCGTCAG CATCTCTGCGCTGCAGTGGCTCTGTAATGCCGACAAACGGTCGCACAGTCCACCAAAGAGACTCTACACTTTCTTCAGTACCCTCTACTCGTCTTTG gCCAGAGGATCTCGGGCAGTTTTTCAGCTTTATCCTGAAAACTCAGAGCAG ctTGAACTCATTACCTCTCAGGCCATGAGGGCGGGTTTCAGTGGAGGCATTGTGGTGGATTACCCAAACAGCACCAAGgctaaaaa ATTCTTCCTTTGTCTGTTCGCTGGTGGGACGGGAGTTCTTCCCAAA GGTTTGGGGTCAGAAACGTCAGACAGAACTGTTGCAAACCAGGTTCAGTATTCAGGACAAAG ATGTCGGTTTAATAACATGAAAGGGAAATCGGTGAAGAAGGGTCGAGACTGGATAATGGAGAAAAAGGACAGACGAAGACGACAAGGAAA GGACGTTCGACCCGACACGAAATACACCGGACGTCAGCGGAGACCTCACTTCTAG
- the bud23 gene encoding probable 18S rRNA (guanine-N(7))-methyltransferase isoform X3, whose product MIEIQTQMSERAVELLGLPEGQACFLLDVGCGSGLSGDYLTEEGHYWVGVDISSAMLDVALDREVEGDLLLGDMGHGMPFRPGTFDGCVSISALQWLCNADKRSHSPPKRLYTFFSTLYSSLARGSRAVFQLYPENSEQLELITSQAMRAGFSGGIVVDYPNSTKAKKFFLCLFAGGTGVLPKGLGSETSDRTVANQVQYSGQRCRFNNMKGKSVKKGRDWIMEKKDRRRRQGKDVRPDTKYTGRQRRPHF is encoded by the exons ATGATTGAGATCCAGACTCAGATGTCGGAGAGAGCAGTGGAGCTGCTAGGCCTGCCAGAGGGACAGGCTTGCTTCCTGTTAGATGTTGG GTGTGGATCTGGTCTCAGTGGAGATTACCTAACAGAGGAGGGACACTACTGGGTCGGAGTCGACATCAGCTCCGCCATGCTCG ATGTTGCGCTGGACAGGGAGGTGGAGGGAGACCTCCTGCTGGGGGATATGGGTCATGGCATGCCTTTTCGGCCGGGCACGTTCGACGGCTGCGTCAG CATCTCTGCGCTGCAGTGGCTCTGTAATGCCGACAAACGGTCGCACAGTCCACCAAAGAGACTCTACACTTTCTTCAGTACCCTCTACTCGTCTTTG gCCAGAGGATCTCGGGCAGTTTTTCAGCTTTATCCTGAAAACTCAGAGCAG ctTGAACTCATTACCTCTCAGGCCATGAGGGCGGGTTTCAGTGGAGGCATTGTGGTGGATTACCCAAACAGCACCAAGgctaaaaa ATTCTTCCTTTGTCTGTTCGCTGGTGGGACGGGAGTTCTTCCCAAA GGTTTGGGGTCAGAAACGTCAGACAGAACTGTTGCAAACCAGGTTCAGTATTCAGGACAAAG ATGTCGGTTTAATAACATGAAAGGGAAATCGGTGAAGAAGGGTCGAGACTGGATAATGGAGAAAAAGGACAGACGAAGACGACAAGGAAA GGACGTTCGACCCGACACGAAATACACCGGACGTCAGCGGAGACCTCACTTCTAG
- the bud23 gene encoding probable 18S rRNA (guanine-N(7))-methyltransferase isoform X1 codes for MFTGSILTHLPIRFTTKIFTYAALEFYNEDEAKKYSQNSRMIEIQTQMSERAVELLGLPEGQACFLLDVGCGSGLSGDYLTEEGHYWVGVDISSAMLDVALDREVEGDLLLGDMGHGMPFRPGTFDGCVSISALQWLCNADKRSHSPPKRLYTFFSTLYSSLARGSRAVFQLYPENSEQLELITSQAMRAGFSGGIVVDYPNSTKAKKFFLCLFAGGTGVLPKGLGSETSDRTVANQVQYSGQRCRFNNMKGKSVKKGRDWIMEKKDRRRRQGKDVRPDTKYTGRQRRPHF; via the exons TTCTACAATGAAGATGAAGCAAAGAAATACTCCCAGAA CTCTCGGATGATTGAGATCCAGACTCAGATGTCGGAGAGAGCAGTGGAGCTGCTAGGCCTGCCAGAGGGACAGGCTTGCTTCCTGTTAGATGTTGG GTGTGGATCTGGTCTCAGTGGAGATTACCTAACAGAGGAGGGACACTACTGGGTCGGAGTCGACATCAGCTCCGCCATGCTCG ATGTTGCGCTGGACAGGGAGGTGGAGGGAGACCTCCTGCTGGGGGATATGGGTCATGGCATGCCTTTTCGGCCGGGCACGTTCGACGGCTGCGTCAG CATCTCTGCGCTGCAGTGGCTCTGTAATGCCGACAAACGGTCGCACAGTCCACCAAAGAGACTCTACACTTTCTTCAGTACCCTCTACTCGTCTTTG gCCAGAGGATCTCGGGCAGTTTTTCAGCTTTATCCTGAAAACTCAGAGCAG ctTGAACTCATTACCTCTCAGGCCATGAGGGCGGGTTTCAGTGGAGGCATTGTGGTGGATTACCCAAACAGCACCAAGgctaaaaa ATTCTTCCTTTGTCTGTTCGCTGGTGGGACGGGAGTTCTTCCCAAA GGTTTGGGGTCAGAAACGTCAGACAGAACTGTTGCAAACCAGGTTCAGTATTCAGGACAAAG ATGTCGGTTTAATAACATGAAAGGGAAATCGGTGAAGAAGGGTCGAGACTGGATAATGGAGAAAAAGGACAGACGAAGACGACAAGGAAA GGACGTTCGACCCGACACGAAATACACCGGACGTCAGCGGAGACCTCACTTCTAG